A part of Nitrospira sp. genomic DNA contains:
- a CDS encoding Killer protein, which translates to MIQSFRHKGLRRFFESGSAAGIQPHHSKRLRMLLAALDTALSIEDMNVPGFRLHPLKGSERGRWSVWINGNCRLTFTFKDGHAYVLDYEDYY; encoded by the coding sequence GTGATCCAATCATTCCGACACAAAGGGCTGAGGAGGTTCTTTGAGTCGGGGAGCGCGGCGGGTATCCAACCGCACCACTCCAAACGCCTGCGCATGCTGTTAGCAGCCTTGGACACGGCGCTGTCCATCGAGGACATGAACGTTCCAGGATTCCGACTACATCCCTTGAAGGGATCGGAGCGCGGTCGATGGTCTGTATGGATAAATGGAAACTGCCGTTTAACCTTCACGTTCAAAGACGGACACGCCTACGTCTTGGATTATGAGGACTACTACTAA
- the higA gene encoding addiction module antidote protein, HigA family, with protein sequence MAMHNPPHPGEFIIQVYLEPNNLSGRELAGKLGVAASTLNRILTGTSRISPEMALRLSKALGRSPESWLAMQYNHDLWHAKQHVKLGKVGKVRLTAA encoded by the coding sequence ATGGCTATGCACAATCCTCCCCATCCCGGCGAGTTCATTATCCAGGTCTATCTTGAGCCGAACAATCTGAGCGGCCGCGAACTGGCTGGAAAGCTCGGTGTAGCTGCCTCAACGCTGAATCGTATTCTGACAGGTACGAGCCGTATCAGCCCTGAAATGGCGCTACGACTGTCCAAGGCGCTTGGCCGTTCTCCAGAGAGTTGGCTGGCCATGCAGTACAACCATGATCTCTGGCACGCCAAGCAGCATGTGAAACTTGGCAAGGTCGGAAAAGTCCGGCTCACAGCGGCTTAA
- a CDS encoding nucleotidyltransferase — translation MSIISLTRDEAIRRLHTVESKIRGLGVRRLALFGSVLRNEARPDSDVDVLVEFAPNEKTFDRFMALADLLEDTLQHRVEVITTESLSPFIGPHILAEATDVLRAA, via the coding sequence ATGAGCATAATTTCCCTCACCCGTGACGAGGCGATCCGACGGCTTCACACCGTTGAGTCCAAGATTCGAGGCCTTGGTGTTCGTCGGCTGGCGCTCTTCGGGTCCGTGCTTCGTAACGAGGCTCGCCCCGACAGTGATGTTGATGTGCTTGTCGAGTTCGCTCCGAATGAGAAGACATTCGATCGCTTCATGGCGCTGGCGGATCTGCTTGAAGACACGTTGCAGCACCGGGTGGAAGTGATCACCACGGAGTCACTCTCACCGTTTATCGGGCCACACATCTTGGCCGAGGCAACGGATGTCCTTCGAGCCGCATGA
- a CDS encoding DUF86 domain-containing protein: MSFEPHDYLRHILAEVEYLLDQSRTLTYERFVADQTLRRAFVRSLEIIGEAVKNLPTEFRVSHSEVAWRPMAQMRDRLIHSYFGVDYQLVWDVVSEKLPELKRSIQRIIDSQQA, encoded by the coding sequence ATGTCCTTCGAGCCGCATGACTATCTGCGGCATATTCTCGCGGAAGTCGAGTACCTCCTCGATCAGAGTCGGACTCTCACCTATGAGCGATTTGTAGCCGATCAGACGCTGCGCCGTGCGTTCGTGCGCAGCTTGGAAATTATCGGCGAAGCAGTGAAAAACCTGCCCACTGAGTTCCGGGTATCGCATTCCGAGGTTGCGTGGCGTCCGATGGCTCAGATGCGCGATCGCCTGATCCACAGTTACTTTGGAGTGGATTATCAGCTGGTATGGGATGTGGTGTCCGAGAAACTTCCGGAACTGAAACGTAGCATTCAGCGGATTATTGATTCACAACAAGCTTAG
- a CDS encoding DUF433 domain-containing protein — protein sequence MDWRSYISTDPHIMHGAVCFRGTRIPVSVVLDNLAAGETPERILDQYPSLQPEHIPAAIGYAADLARERIVPIPA from the coding sequence ATGGACTGGAGATCCTACATTTCAACTGATCCGCATATCATGCATGGCGCTGTGTGCTTTCGAGGTACGCGAATTCCGGTGTCGGTGGTTCTGGACAATCTCGCTGCAGGCGAAACGCCTGAACGCATTCTCGATCAATACCCCTCGCTTCAGCCTGAGCATATTCCCGCGGCGATCGGCTACGCGGCGGACTTAGCAAGAGAGCGTATCGTTCCCATCCCCGCTTAA
- a CDS encoding addiction module toxin, HicA family, with the protein MKREELLRHLRQHGCELLREGAKHSWWHHPSLNTRSAVPRHTEITNHLASKICKDLKIPKP; encoded by the coding sequence ATGAAACGTGAGGAGCTGCTTCGGCATTTACGACAGCATGGATGCGAGTTGTTGCGCGAAGGAGCAAAACACTCTTGGTGGCATCACCCTTCTCTGAATACCCGCTCAGCTGTCCCTCGCCACACTGAAATTACCAATCATCTGGCAAGCAAGATCTGCAAGGATCTAAAAATACCCAAGCCTTAG
- a CDS encoding DUF1902 domain-containing protein: MQQNYTAVIKQDAGWWIGWIEEIPGVNCQEQSREALVETLRVTLREALELNRQEALGAAGGNFEEASIAV, from the coding sequence ATGCAACAGAATTATACGGCTGTGATCAAACAAGATGCCGGGTGGTGGATTGGCTGGATCGAGGAAATACCGGGTGTGAACTGTCAGGAGCAGAGCCGTGAGGCATTAGTAGAGACGCTCCGAGTCACTCTACGGGAAGCACTGGAACTCAATCGTCAGGAAGCGTTAGGCGCCGCCGGTGGAAATTTTGAGGAAGCCTCCATCGCAGTATGA
- a CDS encoding TldD/PmbA family protein, translating to MNSPTWDEFAELALKRIAASGAEYGDIRIQDSSTEHIEGEDRRIASIRDIRDIGFGVRVLYHGAWGFAASSVLSLEEVPRVADLAVEIARGSASVALEKVRLAQEPVHRDRIVTPYRIDPFTIPLEKKTDLLLNTMETLHRQPGIARSSASLWARRDRKLFVSTEGSHLEFDLLAGQGDCTATALHEGRFASRSFNTPHLRRGYELIEEADLLREATRVAAQAIEKVKAPAVDAGPYDLVLDPEHLSLTIHESCGHPSELDRALGYEANYAGTSFLTPEKLGNFRYGSRHVNLVADNTESETLAATGYDDDGVQCQQWDIVRNGVFVGYCTNREVASKIGESRSRGSNRADGWSHVPMVRIANIGLEPGLATVDQLIADVKHGIYIEGHGSYSIDQRRYNFQFGGDAFWLIENGRRIHMLRDVIYHGITPEFWNSCDGVADRTARRRYGFITCGKGQPGQSGWMTHAASPARFRQIHVICGEGSS from the coding sequence ATGAACTCTCCGACCTGGGACGAATTCGCCGAGCTGGCGCTGAAACGCATTGCGGCGTCAGGCGCGGAGTACGGCGACATCCGCATTCAGGACAGCAGCACGGAACACATCGAAGGTGAGGATCGCCGAATCGCGTCGATTCGAGATATCCGGGATATCGGCTTCGGCGTGCGTGTGCTCTACCATGGAGCCTGGGGTTTTGCCGCGAGTTCAGTCTTGTCGCTGGAAGAAGTACCGCGTGTTGCGGACCTGGCCGTCGAGATCGCCAGAGGATCTGCATCGGTGGCCCTGGAAAAAGTGCGCCTGGCGCAGGAACCAGTTCATCGTGACCGCATCGTCACGCCCTATCGCATCGATCCCTTCACTATCCCGCTTGAGAAGAAAACTGACTTACTGCTGAATACAATGGAAACGCTCCATCGACAACCCGGTATCGCACGGAGCAGCGCAAGTCTGTGGGCGCGCCGAGACCGAAAATTGTTTGTGTCGACGGAAGGGTCGCATTTGGAATTCGATCTGTTGGCCGGGCAAGGCGACTGTACCGCGACAGCGCTGCATGAAGGTCGGTTTGCCTCGCGCAGCTTCAATACGCCGCATCTCCGGAGAGGCTATGAACTGATCGAGGAAGCCGACCTCCTGCGAGAAGCGACACGGGTTGCTGCCCAGGCGATTGAAAAGGTGAAGGCCCCGGCGGTTGATGCGGGCCCGTATGACCTCGTGCTCGATCCTGAACATCTGTCATTGACGATCCATGAATCTTGCGGCCATCCAAGCGAACTGGATCGTGCGCTTGGGTACGAAGCCAATTACGCAGGGACCAGCTTCTTGACGCCAGAAAAGTTGGGTAACTTTCGCTATGGCTCGAGGCATGTGAATTTGGTTGCCGATAACACCGAATCGGAAACATTAGCGGCCACTGGGTATGATGATGACGGGGTTCAGTGTCAGCAATGGGACATTGTTCGGAACGGAGTGTTCGTCGGGTATTGCACGAACCGTGAAGTCGCGTCGAAGATTGGTGAATCTCGTTCACGTGGCTCCAATCGGGCTGATGGGTGGAGCCACGTTCCGATGGTACGCATCGCCAATATCGGACTTGAGCCAGGTTTAGCGACTGTCGATCAGCTGATTGCCGACGTGAAGCACGGCATCTACATCGAAGGCCATGGGTCCTATAGCATTGATCAGCGCCGCTACAATTTTCAGTTCGGCGGGGATGCGTTCTGGCTGATTGAGAACGGCAGGCGTATCCACATGCTGCGAGACGTGATCTACCATGGGATTACGCCGGAATTCTGGAATAGCTGCGACGGAGTGGCCGACCGAACGGCTCGCCGTCGATACGGCTTCATCACGTGTGGCAAGGGGCAGCCAGGCCAGTCTGGTTGGATGACTCATGCCGCTTCTCCTGCGAGGTTCCGCCAGATCCATGTGATCTGCGGAGAAGGAAGCTCATGA
- a CDS encoding cytochrome: MGPAKAAKKDLDNARILGEFIARRGWVVLTGGRNVGVMDAACEGAKRVGGSLTIGVLPTAKDKVSRHVDVPIITEMGSGRNNINVLTSHVVVACGLSGSGTVSEVALAVKAGKPVILVEASPADIDFFRKLDKRLVQAAASPEEAIELIMKLMDGRQRRARREERDLDRYMPV; this comes from the coding sequence ATGGGGCCGGCCAAGGCTGCGAAGAAGGACCTCGACAATGCCAGGATCCTTGGAGAATTCATTGCCCGACGTGGTTGGGTTGTCTTGACTGGTGGTCGAAACGTGGGCGTCATGGACGCGGCGTGCGAAGGAGCCAAGCGGGTGGGGGGCAGCTTGACCATTGGGGTCTTGCCGACGGCCAAGGATAAGGTGTCCCGTCATGTGGACGTGCCGATCATCACGGAAATGGGCAGTGGCAGGAACAACATCAATGTGCTGACCAGCCATGTCGTGGTGGCCTGCGGATTGAGTGGCTCGGGCACAGTGTCGGAAGTTGCGCTGGCCGTGAAGGCTGGGAAGCCAGTCATTCTCGTTGAAGCGTCTCCTGCCGATATCGATTTTTTCAGAAAACTCGACAAACGATTGGTCCAAGCCGCTGCCTCACCGGAGGAGGCCATTGAACTGATCATGAAACTCATGGATGGGCGTCAGCGACGAGCGCGTCGTGAAGAACGGGATCTCGATAGGTATATGCCAGTTTGA
- the msrA gene encoding peptide-methionine (S)-S-oxide reductase MsrA: protein MTILQRLTSIAMSLVICATLTGWPSSGVQSAPTTAKAYFAGGCFWCMEEAFEKVDGVLAAVSGYMGGTVANPTYEEVSAGRTGHAEAVEVTYDPTKVTYQKLLDAFWHNIDPVTPNAQFCDHGTQYRAAVFYSTDEEKRLVEESKRAIEESKRFPQAIVTQLVQASTFYLAEEYHQDYYKKNPLRYKYYKYGCGRAQRLETLWGKS, encoded by the coding sequence ATGACAATCCTGCAGCGTCTGACATCTATCGCCATGAGTCTCGTAATCTGCGCGACCCTCACAGGCTGGCCTTCAAGCGGAGTTCAGAGCGCGCCGACCACTGCCAAGGCGTATTTTGCAGGCGGCTGTTTCTGGTGCATGGAAGAGGCCTTTGAAAAGGTGGATGGAGTCCTCGCTGCGGTCTCGGGCTACATGGGCGGCACCGTGGCCAATCCCACCTACGAAGAGGTTTCGGCTGGGCGGACGGGTCACGCAGAAGCGGTTGAAGTCACCTACGATCCCACGAAAGTCACGTACCAGAAACTCTTGGATGCTTTTTGGCACAACATCGATCCAGTCACGCCGAACGCACAATTCTGCGACCACGGGACTCAGTACCGCGCGGCGGTCTTCTATTCAACCGATGAAGAAAAGCGGCTTGTGGAAGAATCCAAACGCGCGATCGAAGAGTCGAAGCGCTTTCCCCAGGCCATCGTGACGCAGCTGGTCCAAGCCTCAACCTTCTACCTGGCTGAAGAGTACCATCAGGATTACTACAAGAAAAACCCGCTCCGGTATAAGTATTACAAGTACGGCTGTGGGCGAGCCCAGCGGTTGGAAACGCTGTGGGGGAAGTCGTAG
- a CDS encoding BrnT family toxin, translated as MKTFRWDPRKNERLKAGRGVSFEDVVLAIETGGLLDSVEHPNSTRYPSQGVFVVAMNFYVYLVPHVEEAEYIFLKTIIPSRKAMREYGLRGKP; from the coding sequence GTGAAAACGTTCCGATGGGATCCCCGAAAGAACGAACGATTGAAAGCAGGTCGGGGCGTTTCCTTCGAGGATGTGGTGTTGGCCATTGAGACTGGCGGATTATTGGACAGTGTGGAACATCCCAATTCCACTCGTTATCCAAGTCAAGGTGTCTTTGTGGTGGCTATGAATTTCTATGTCTATCTTGTGCCGCATGTCGAGGAAGCGGAGTACATATTTCTGAAAACGATTATTCCCAGTCGAAAGGCAATGCGAGAGTATGGACTGAGAGGAAAACCATGA
- a CDS encoding AsmA family protein, with amino-acid sequence MKIAIGLLALVVLLVGVALSLPFLINLNKYQDQYKPLIEDALNRKVQLQDIRLTIWPRIGARVVGFSVLDDPAFGSGPFASLSSLEVGVKLMPLLSSKVEVEEITLRQPVITVIKNQKGVLNISTIGRKGVPVPEKPSRAPIPSTEGPLKILALLAVDRVAIDGGKLTYRDLSAAEPTEYVLQDLEVLLQSVRLGQTPSVHFGSLVQPFNLPVKLDGTFGPLRETMDIDAINFQLGLGKTDFAITGKAAGNDAIINISSPVINTANVPVALPLKTPVEIKDLQMTTEVMGQEAKLKSLTFRLFDGEVKGQGKLIAGSDMPPFKGAVTIQGLQLGPALNAVAETPISISGTAGMDLSVQGRGFSMPDLTKALEGTGHMAVKDGKIEGVNLLQEVVSALNVAGISLGDAKATAFSTIETDLAVKQGVLNVQRLLMDSHDFQATGGGTIGFDQRLNLAVNLNLSQEVSQKIAAASPVVKIALKDGRLSLPLTITGTAQAPSYGVDVKGLTGKVQEQVKKKLEEAVGGLLKGTTKPEDLQKEGKELLKGLFGQ; translated from the coding sequence ATGAAAATAGCCATAGGCTTGCTTGCCCTAGTGGTCCTCCTTGTAGGAGTTGCCCTCTCCCTTCCGTTCTTGATCAACCTCAATAAATATCAAGATCAATACAAACCGCTCATCGAGGACGCGCTCAATCGTAAGGTCCAGCTGCAAGACATTCGCTTGACGATCTGGCCGAGAATCGGTGCGCGCGTGGTGGGGTTCTCGGTACTGGACGATCCGGCCTTTGGCTCAGGTCCATTTGCGTCGCTTTCGTCGTTGGAAGTCGGTGTGAAGTTGATGCCACTGCTGAGCAGCAAAGTCGAAGTGGAGGAAATCACGCTTCGCCAGCCGGTCATTACGGTCATCAAGAACCAGAAGGGCGTGCTGAACATTTCAACTATCGGCCGCAAAGGTGTGCCGGTGCCGGAGAAGCCTTCGCGCGCCCCGATCCCTTCAACGGAAGGGCCGCTCAAGATTCTGGCGCTGCTGGCCGTGGACCGAGTGGCGATCGACGGCGGGAAATTAACCTACCGTGACCTCTCTGCCGCCGAACCGACGGAATATGTATTGCAAGATTTGGAGGTGCTGCTGCAGTCAGTGCGGCTTGGGCAGACGCCGAGTGTGCATTTTGGGTCGCTGGTGCAGCCGTTCAATCTGCCGGTAAAGCTCGACGGCACCTTTGGTCCATTGCGAGAGACGATGGACATTGATGCGATCAACTTCCAGCTAGGCCTGGGAAAGACGGACTTTGCCATTACAGGAAAGGCCGCCGGGAATGATGCCATCATCAATATCAGCTCGCCGGTGATCAATACCGCGAACGTACCGGTTGCGCTTCCCCTGAAGACACCGGTTGAGATTAAGGATCTCCAGATGACGACGGAAGTCATGGGGCAAGAGGCCAAGCTGAAATCCCTGACGTTCCGTCTATTTGACGGCGAGGTGAAGGGGCAAGGCAAACTGATCGCCGGATCAGACATGCCTCCATTCAAAGGGGCTGTGACGATTCAAGGATTACAACTCGGCCCGGCGCTCAATGCCGTCGCTGAGACACCGATCTCTATCAGTGGGACGGCCGGTATGGACCTGTCGGTGCAAGGGCGTGGGTTCTCGATGCCGGATCTGACCAAGGCCTTAGAGGGAACCGGCCACATGGCTGTGAAAGATGGAAAGATCGAAGGGGTGAATCTTCTCCAGGAAGTAGTCTCAGCCCTCAACGTGGCCGGTATTTCCCTCGGCGATGCGAAGGCCACGGCCTTTTCGACGATCGAGACGGACCTCGCCGTCAAGCAAGGGGTGCTCAATGTGCAGCGGCTCTTGATGGATAGCCATGATTTTCAGGCCACCGGCGGCGGCACGATCGGGTTTGATCAGCGACTGAATCTTGCCGTGAATCTCAACCTCTCCCAAGAGGTGAGCCAAAAGATTGCGGCCGCATCGCCCGTCGTCAAAATTGCCTTAAAAGATGGCCGATTGAGTCTCCCTCTCACGATTACCGGAACGGCTCAAGCCCCCTCGTACGGAGTTGATGTCAAGGGCCTCACCGGGAAAGTGCAGGAGCAGGTGAAAAAGAAGCTCGAAGAAGCTGTCGGTGGGCTGCTCAAAGGGACGACAAAGCCCGAGGACCTCCAGAAAGAGGGGAAAGAGCTGCTCAAAGGATTGTTCGGTCAATAA